The proteins below come from a single Melitaea cinxia chromosome 9, ilMelCinx1.1, whole genome shotgun sequence genomic window:
- the LOC123656705 gene encoding ragulator complex protein LAMTOR4 homolog: protein MEKIPDQLGYLILTEDGAVLESGGELENDERVAIIITDLISLSHSIDPVAFGPDEKFKKISITYDDHWFVICISNKKIYVVKRSIQSSPSESIAVNV from the exons ATGGAAAAAATTCCAGACCAACTCGGATATCTGATATTAACTGAGGACGGTGCAGTTTTAGAGTCTGGCGGTGAACTCGAAAACGACGAGCGTGTTGCAATTATTATAACTGATCTTATCAGCCTCTCTCATAG tattGATCCAGTTGCGTTTGGTCCAgatgagaaatttaaaaaaatatccataaCATATGATGATCACTGGTTTGTCATATGCATATCAAACAAAAAGATATACGTTGTAAAGAGAAGCATACAATCATCCCCGTCTGAAAGCATTGCTGTAAATGTTTGA
- the LOC123656698 gene encoding protein RFT1 homolog: protein MGRNLLMSSLENASFNILLQILFRCVTFIINAWVIRNVGHEVIGIMNVRLLLLESTILYLSREPFQRACLGQNGEFMWYHVINQIWLCVPLSCLLSFVFVYIWLNILPLGHPEHAFQYEFGCWSVALSCILELCSANIALVAQLYCFVKLKVVLDTLHIFVRTILFLSIIIYDKSLALIAFSVAQVGSITFIVLAYYLFFYWYIKYKPLYAKGALKSKLLPSNILERLYNNMDDFKFTSLRDFFPKYVGSINSSFNRKLNTLTLSFAKQGVVKQILTEGEKYVMSVSPVMTFAEQASYDVVNNLGSLAARFVFRPIEDSSYFYFTQMVSRDLPLYKQDQNKIQESCTVLSQVCKIVSSIGLIVLVFGFSYSRTLLTLYGGEEFVASGLPVQLLQSHCLAILLMAINGITECYTFATMTSAQLNSYNYIMVFFSISFLVLSYVLTYVLGPVGFIISNCINMFARIMHSIHFINNETKDTDYRPLQGLYVGKYFLITLFIAGCICKLSENNIFYKSILTHITIGMLCLIGVLLSWGYENMELIVKTYNKFMRSEEKKATD, encoded by the coding sequence ATGGGTCGAAATTTGTTAATGAGTAGCCTTGAAAATGcgtcatttaatatattattacaaattttatttagatgtgTAACATTTATCATTAACGCCTGGGTTATTAGGAATGTGGGGCATGAAGTTATTGGTATTATGAATGTCAGATTACTACTACTTGAAAGCACCATTCTATATTTGAGTAGAGAGCCATTCCAGCGTGCTTGTCTTGGTCAAAATGGTGAATTCATGTGGTATCATGTCATAAACCAAATTTGGCTCTGTGTACCCCTCAGTTGTTTGTTgtcatttgtttttgtttacatatGGCTGAATATATTACCATTAGGTCATCCAGAGCATGCCTTTCAGTATGAGTTTGGCTGCTGGAGTGTTGCACTATCATGTATATTAGAACTATGCTCTGCAAATATTGCTTTGGTTGCACAactatattgttttgtaaagcTTAAAGTTGTTCTTGAcactttacatatttttgtaagaacaatattatttttgtctattaTAATCTATGATAAGTCACTAGCTCTTATAGCTTTTTCAGTAGCTCAAGTTGGAAgtattacatttattgttttagcCTATTACTTATTTTTCTATTGGTACATTAAATACAAACCGCTCTATGCTAAGGGtgcattaaaaagtaaattacttCCATCTAATATTTTGGAGAGACTTTATAACAATAtggatgattttaaatttacttctCTAAGAGATTTTTTTCCTAAGTATGTTGGCTCTATAAACTCATCATTTAATAGAAAATTGAATACACTTACTTTAAGTTTTGCCAAACAAGGAGTTGTCAAGCAAATATTAACAGAAGGAGAAAAATATGTTATGTCAGTAAGTCCTGTTATGACTTTTGCTGAACAAGCAAGTTACgatgttgtaaataatttagGTAGTTTAGCTGCTAGATTTGTTTTTCGACCCATTGAGGATAgcagttacttttattttactcaaATGGTAAGCAGAGACTTGCCTTTATATAAACaggatcaaaataaaattcaagaaTCTTGTACAGTTTTGTCACAAGTTTGTAAGATTGTTAGTTCAATTGGTTTAATCGTTCTTGTTTTTGGATTTAGTTACTCTCGGACTCTTCTTACTTTATATGGGGGAGAAGAATTTGTTGCCAGTGGATTACCAGTACAACTACTTCAGAGTCATTGCTTAGCTATCCTCCTAATGGCTATTAATGGAATTACTGAATGTTACACTTTTGCAACTATGACCAGTGCACAACTTAAcagttataactatataatgGTTTTCTTTTCAATTAGCTTTCTAGTTCTTTCATATGTGTTGACATATGTTTTAGGACCAGTtggatttattatttcaaattgtattaatatgttTGCTAGAATTATGCAtagtattcattttataaataatgaaactaaagATACCGATTATAGGCCTCTTCAAGGGCTTTATGTtggaaaatactttttaattactttatttatagctGGTTGTATCTGTAAACTCTctgaaaacaatatattttataaatctattcTAACACATATAACAATTGGGATGTTATGTTTGATTGGTGTATTGTTATCTTGGGGATATGAAAATATGGAACTCATTGTTAAGACATACAATAAGTTTATGAGAAGTGAAGAAAAGAAAGCAACGGATTAG
- the LOC123656700 gene encoding vacuolar fusion protein CCZ1 homolog, with the protein MIDVKNKVNSFFIFNSSFGPKEGEELKRILFFHPNQVPPDARKMQVGLCEAVVKFMTTFSSQPCEALQTQTKRYIFYQPEKGYWMVLVVRIPYATKTVTTLGENKDTIVEPSVMYDLLVSAYKIFRMFIGPLKDIPPDDIYNKCENFFTPYIMSRSVPNNISNIIQGINYLPLEKNSFFKVMCFIDLLEINYPEFKCISFVYNDQLIWNGLATNDMLTLYQYLVQTLLPKQVEKEIQGGAVTAAQRHGRYISPPDGIRTEEDLQKLHKVYLMREDDTETKQYYLVIYRTLSATVCFTVDVDTSLNIDNFRALDAFIGPQLSTIASSISEQCTLHALQNAQLASSEHKFLYFNRLNLAYKTSTPVSSLTPSTTIKPEVLSIIAGIHSDRKSLGNYGEVIIKTPDEYWIAGKSSNDREFYVIIQDKNANLKDIADEVKRMCEDQMKGIFFYPM; encoded by the exons ATGATTGatgtgaaaaataaagtcaattCTTTCTTCATATTTAATTCCAGTTTTGGTCCAAAAGAAGGCGAG gaacttaaaagaatattattctTTCACCCCAACCAAGTCCCCCCTGATGCTCGAAAAATGCAAGTTGGATTGTGTGAAGCGGTAGTTAAGTTTATGAC gaCCTTTTCTTCACAACCATGTGAAGCActacaaacacaaacaaaacGATATATTTTCTATCAGCCAGAGAAAGGATACTGGATGGTtctg gTTGTTAGAATACCTTATGCAACTAAAACTGTAACAACATTAGGAGAAAACAAAGACACAata GTAGAACCATCTGTGATGTATGATTTACTTGTCTCTGCTTACAAGATATTTAGGATGTTTATAGGTCCTCTTAAAGATATACCACCcgatgatatatataataaatgtgaaaatttTTTTACACCT tatATTATGTCCAGAAGTGTTCCAAACAATATAAGCAATATAATTCAAGGCATTAACTATTTGCCATTGGAAAAAAActccttttttaaagtgatGTGCTTCATAGATTTGCTTGAGATAAACTATCCAGAGTTTAAATGTATTTCGTTTGTATATAATGATCAACTGATATG GAATGGCCTTGCCACAAATGACATGTTGACACTATATCAATATTTAGTTCAAACATTGTTGCCGAAACAAGTTGAAAAAGAGATACAAGGTGGAGCAGTTACGGCTGCTCAAAGACATGGGCGTTATATTAGTCCTCCAGACGGTATTCGTACTGAAGAAGACCTGCAAAAATTGCATAAGGTATATCTGATGCGCGAAGATGACACGGAAACTAAACAGTATTATCTTGTTATTTATAGAACTCTGAGTGCTACAGTATGCTTCACGGTTGATG ttgatACAAGTCtcaatattgataattttagagCATTAGATGCATTTATTGGTCCACAACTATCTACTATTGCATCTTCAATAAGTGAACAGTGTACACTTCATGCATTGCAAAATGCGCAACTAGCCAGCTCGGAACATAAGTTCTTATATTTTAACAGGCTTAACTTAGCATATAAAACATCT acTCCAGTATCCTCTTTAACTCCTTCTACTACTATAAAACCCGAAGTATTAAGTATAATTGCTGGCATACATTCTGATAGGAAAAG TCTTGGGAATTATGGtgaagttattattaaaacaccAGATGAATACTGGATTGCGGGAAAATCATCTAATGACAGGGAGTTCTATGTTATAATACAAGATAAAAATGCAAATTTAAAGGATATTGCAG ATGAAGTAAAAAGAATGTGTGAAGATCAAATGAAAGGTATATTCTTTTATCCgatgtaa